One genomic window of Manihot esculenta cultivar AM560-2 chromosome 16, M.esculenta_v8, whole genome shotgun sequence includes the following:
- the LOC110603431 gene encoding cytochrome P450 CYP72A219 isoform X1 — METFIFQTLLFSFVMLALYALIKLAHVIWLKPKSIEKYLRRQGIKGTSYKLIHGDRKEITRCYVEAMTKPISLNDPIFPRVYPFFDAMVKNYGKVSMSWYGTRPRLMLAEPELIRWVFTDKSGHFVKPLLNPLVDLLQLGVSTLEGEKWAKRRKLIAPAFHLEKLKGMLPAFSRSCCDLIQRWNQLTSAQGSCELDVKPEFHVLAGDVIAQTAFGSSYKEGKKIFQLQEEQVLLVLEAYQSIYFPGLRFIPTKKNKRRYAIDKEIKTTLRDMILRKEQAKSSNGDLLDLLLQCKQHSKNDITTEDIIEECKLLYFAGQETTANWLTWTLILLSMNPNWQEKARDEVLQVCGKRTPEIHDLTHLKIVSMILNEVFRLYPPVTLLLRQTLQETNIKGLSIPAGVELLLPILFVHHDPDYWGDNVEEFRPERFAEGVSNASKDQIAFYPFGWGPRICLGQNFATIEAKMALAMILQHFWFELSPSYSHAPCNRITLYPQHGAQLILHQL, encoded by the exons ATGGAGACATTTATTTTCCAAACACTGCTCTTCTCTTTTGTAATGTTAGCTCTCTATGCGTTAATAAAGTTAGCCCATGTCATTTGGTTGAAGCCAAAGAGCATAGAGAAGTATTTGAGGAGACAAGGCATCAAAGGCACTTCTTACAAGCTCATCCATGGTGACAGGAAAGAAATTACAAGGTGTTACGTGGAAGCAATGACCAAACCCATCTCTCTAAACGACCCAATTTTTCCACGTGTATACCCATTCTTTGATGCAATGGTGAAAAATTATG GTAAGGTGTCTATGAGTTGGTACGGAACAAGACCAAGGCTGATGCTGGCGGAGCCAGAGCTGATCAGGTGGGTGTTTACAGATAAGAGTGGTCATTTTGTGAAGCCACTGTTGAACCCCCTTGTGGATCTTTTACAACTAGGAGTCTCAACCTTGGAAGGAGAGAAATGGGCCAAACGCAGAAAATTGATAGCACCTGCCTTCCATCTTGAGAAACTAAAG GGTATGCTCCCAGCATTTTCAAGGAGTTGCTGTGATCTGATTCAGCGGTGGAACCAGTTAACGAGTGCTCAAGGATCTTGTGAATTGGATGTTAAACCAGAATTTCATGTTCTTGCTGGTGATGTAATCGCTCAAACTGCCTTTGGAAGCAGCTACAAAGAGGGAAAGAAAATATTTCAACTtcaagaagagcaagttcttcTGGTCCTCGAAGCTTATCAGTCCATTTACTTTCCTGGTTTAAG ATTTATACCCACTAAGAAGAACAAGAGGAGATATGCTATAGACAAGGAGATCAAAACAACATTACGGGATATGATCCTCAGGAAAGAGCAGGCCAAGTCTAGCAACGGAGACTTGCTAGACTTGCTACTACAGTGCAAACAACACTCTAAAAATGATATAACAACTGAAGATATAATAGAGGAATGCAAACTTCTCTACTTTGCTGGTCAAGAGACCACCGCAAATTGGCTCACATGGACATTGATCCTTTTATCTATGAATCCAAACTGGCAAGAAAAGGCCAGAGACGAGGTCTTACAGGTTTGTGGCAAGAGAACACCAGAAATCCATGATCTAACCCACCTTAAAATC GTTTCGATGATATTAAATGAGGTGTTCAGGTTATATCCACCAGTGACTCTTCTTCTTCGACAAACTCTCCAGGAAACCAACATAAAAGGATTGTCGATTCCAGCTGGGGTAGAGCTTTTATTACCTATATTGTTTGTTCATCATGATCCTGATTACTGGGGAGACAATGTGGAAGAATTCAGACCAGAGAGATTTGCTGAAGGAGTTTCAAATGCATCAAAGGATCAAATAGCATTCTATCCATTTGGTTGGGGACCTAGAATTTGCCTAGGACAAAATTTTGCTACTATAGAAGCAAAGATGGCTCTAGCTATGATTCTACAACATTTCTGGTTCGAGCTCTCCCCGTCTTACTCTCATGCTCCTTGTAATCGAATAACTCTTTACCCACAACATGGAGCTCAACTTATCCTGCACCAACTATAA
- the LOC110603431 gene encoding cytochrome P450 CYP72A219 isoform X2 produces the protein MSWYGTRPRLMLAEPELIRWVFTDKSGHFVKPLLNPLVDLLQLGVSTLEGEKWAKRRKLIAPAFHLEKLKGMLPAFSRSCCDLIQRWNQLTSAQGSCELDVKPEFHVLAGDVIAQTAFGSSYKEGKKIFQLQEEQVLLVLEAYQSIYFPGLRFIPTKKNKRRYAIDKEIKTTLRDMILRKEQAKSSNGDLLDLLLQCKQHSKNDITTEDIIEECKLLYFAGQETTANWLTWTLILLSMNPNWQEKARDEVLQVCGKRTPEIHDLTHLKIVSMILNEVFRLYPPVTLLLRQTLQETNIKGLSIPAGVELLLPILFVHHDPDYWGDNVEEFRPERFAEGVSNASKDQIAFYPFGWGPRICLGQNFATIEAKMALAMILQHFWFELSPSYSHAPCNRITLYPQHGAQLILHQL, from the exons ATGAGTTGGTACGGAACAAGACCAAGGCTGATGCTGGCGGAGCCAGAGCTGATCAGGTGGGTGTTTACAGATAAGAGTGGTCATTTTGTGAAGCCACTGTTGAACCCCCTTGTGGATCTTTTACAACTAGGAGTCTCAACCTTGGAAGGAGAGAAATGGGCCAAACGCAGAAAATTGATAGCACCTGCCTTCCATCTTGAGAAACTAAAG GGTATGCTCCCAGCATTTTCAAGGAGTTGCTGTGATCTGATTCAGCGGTGGAACCAGTTAACGAGTGCTCAAGGATCTTGTGAATTGGATGTTAAACCAGAATTTCATGTTCTTGCTGGTGATGTAATCGCTCAAACTGCCTTTGGAAGCAGCTACAAAGAGGGAAAGAAAATATTTCAACTtcaagaagagcaagttcttcTGGTCCTCGAAGCTTATCAGTCCATTTACTTTCCTGGTTTAAG ATTTATACCCACTAAGAAGAACAAGAGGAGATATGCTATAGACAAGGAGATCAAAACAACATTACGGGATATGATCCTCAGGAAAGAGCAGGCCAAGTCTAGCAACGGAGACTTGCTAGACTTGCTACTACAGTGCAAACAACACTCTAAAAATGATATAACAACTGAAGATATAATAGAGGAATGCAAACTTCTCTACTTTGCTGGTCAAGAGACCACCGCAAATTGGCTCACATGGACATTGATCCTTTTATCTATGAATCCAAACTGGCAAGAAAAGGCCAGAGACGAGGTCTTACAGGTTTGTGGCAAGAGAACACCAGAAATCCATGATCTAACCCACCTTAAAATC GTTTCGATGATATTAAATGAGGTGTTCAGGTTATATCCACCAGTGACTCTTCTTCTTCGACAAACTCTCCAGGAAACCAACATAAAAGGATTGTCGATTCCAGCTGGGGTAGAGCTTTTATTACCTATATTGTTTGTTCATCATGATCCTGATTACTGGGGAGACAATGTGGAAGAATTCAGACCAGAGAGATTTGCTGAAGGAGTTTCAAATGCATCAAAGGATCAAATAGCATTCTATCCATTTGGTTGGGGACCTAGAATTTGCCTAGGACAAAATTTTGCTACTATAGAAGCAAAGATGGCTCTAGCTATGATTCTACAACATTTCTGGTTCGAGCTCTCCCCGTCTTACTCTCATGCTCCTTGTAATCGAATAACTCTTTACCCACAACATGGAGCTCAACTTATCCTGCACCAACTATAA